The following are encoded together in the Glycine max cultivar Williams 82 chromosome 8, Glycine_max_v4.0, whole genome shotgun sequence genome:
- the LOC100777669 gene encoding protein JASON has protein sequence MGCFFACFRARDSSSATAPTATVPSSPSGKHKPTDVVVSRNQLSTLFLSEERENSVVRDDRKSFEVGSQKGDYEAKFLKAGDTLARTPLEKAHPVGQPFNPSTPVKCCEEGGKRTDSLEQTPSSCISNVLSTQCDTLDSTEGIRTGSLHSLDKNDKNTASVSPWPSTTYTRRNKSIGFECDSDLSSCDSSDYGGRHMKKTDSLNNESTYKPSPNPTPMKLSDEMQTPGTAYPSAKDLPNGKPRVKSQFVYPIYNPGHHFSQKKFEESESVEPSQVTTSTSEKELKKMSCENECKVEESLSSWLKPAAVILEERNKRMQTSYNQVRKTPADRPIIGMVAAHWNKDGDSQAPPPKWWDGNGIPNSTNKYKEDQKVNWHATSFEERLEKALSEETVISQRKDTCGKSIPFDENEESDTALSQLQSSTHPQSVVSF, from the exons ATGGGATGCTTCTTCGCTTGCTTCAGAGCCCGCGACTCCTCCTCCGCCACCGCCCCCACAGCTACGGTGCCTTCTTCTCCTTCCGGCAAACACAAACCTACC GATGTTGTGGTCTCTCGAAATCAGTTATCCACTTTGTTTCTATCCGAag AGAGAGAAAACTCTGTTGTGCGTGATGATCGGAAGAGTTTTGAAGTGGGATCTCAGAAAGGTGACTATGAG GCCAAGTTTCTCAAAGCTGGTGATACCTTGGCAAGGACCCCCCTTGAGAAAGCCCACCCTGTTGGTCAACCTTTCAATCCCTCAACTCCTGTAAAATGTTGTGAGGAAGGGGGGAAGAGAACTGATTCCTTAGAGCAAACACCAAGCAG CTGTATCTCCAATGTGCTAAGTACTCAATGTGACACTCTTGATTCTACGGAAGGAATTAGGACAGGGAGTCTTCACAGTTTggataagaatgacaagaatacagcTTCTGTTTCACCTTGGCCATCAACCACATACACGAGGAGGAACAAGTCTATAGGTTTTGAATGTGACAGTGATTTATCGTCCTGTGACTCATCCGATTATGGTGGGCGACATATGAAAAAAACAGATTCACTAAATAATGAGAGTACATATAAACCATCGCCTAATCCTACCCCGATGAAGCTATCTGATGAGATGCAAACTCCTGGAACTGCTTACCCTTCAGCAAAAGACTTGCCAAATGGTAAGCCTCGAGTTAAGTCCCAGTTTGTGTATCCAATTTACAACCCTGGTCATCATTTCTCTCAGAAGAAATTTGAAGAGAGTGAATCAGTTGAGCCGTCTCAAGTTACAACTTCAACTTCTGAAAAAGAGTTAAAGAAAATGTcttgtgaaaatgaatgtaaGGTAGAGGAAAGCTTGTCTTCCTGGTTGAAGCCTGCAGCTGTCATTCTGGAGGAGAGAAACAAGAGAATGCAGACCAGTTATAATCAGGTCCGCAAAACACCTGCTGATAGGCCTATCATTGGGATGGTTGCAGCTCACTGGAACAAGGATGGGGATTCTCAAGCTCCTCCTCCGAAGTGGTGGGATGGTAACGGCATACCAAATTCAACCAATAAGTATAAAGAA GATCAGAAAGTAAATTGGCATGCAACATCATTTGAAGAGAGGTTAGAGAAGGCATTATCTGAGGAGACTGTCATCTCTCAAAG GAAGGATACATGTGGCAAATCAATTCCTTTTGATGAGAACGAAGAAAGTGATACTGCTCTATCTCAGCTGCAATCTTCAACTCATCCACAGTCCGTGGTGTCATTTTGA
- the LOC100776080 gene encoding coniferyl alcohol acyltransferase isoform X1, giving the protein MGVENGNFSVNVTNEEVVAAVVPMQEYWLPLSNLDLLLPPLDVGVFFCYKNPMLKSTTLGNSGTNKMTFGSMVRSLKNALAQTLVSYYVFAGEVVPNNMGEPEVLCNNRGVDFVEAEADVELKCLNFYNPDDTIEGKFVTKKKNGVLAVQATSLKCGGIIVACTFDHRVADAYSTNMFLVSWADMAQPTKPNNTLVVTVAPTASRHPCFRRSLLSPRRPGSIHPSLHHMYTPISELPPPPSIASAALLSRIYYVTAEQLHLMQVFAATRTKLECFSAFLWKMVARAASKEKNGKRVVAKMGIVVDGRKRLGNGDKESEAMMESYFGNVLSIPFGGKPVEELVEEPLGFLAEAVHEFLAAATTEEHFLGLIDWVEAHRPVPGITKIYCNNADDGPAFVVSSGQRFPEDKVDFGWGKVVFASYHFPWGGETGYVMPMPSPLRNGDWIHYYKKPFLRHALYVGCIRNRFNKWCGGIFEIIGLQMAF; this is encoded by the exons ATGGGTGTTGAGAATGGAAATTTCTCCGTAAATGTGACCAATGAAGAGGTGGTGGCAGCAGTAGTACCAATGCAAGAATATTGGCTCCCACTTTCTAACCTTGACCTACTTCTACCTCCACTTGATGTAGGAGTCTTCTTTTGCTACAAAAATCCCATGCTCAAATCCACAACCTTAGGGAATAGTGGCACCAACAAAATGACCTTTGGATCTATGGTGAGGTCTCTTAAAAATGCCTTGGCACAAACTCTAGTCTCTTATTATGTATTTGCAGGTGAAGTTGTGCCTAATAATATGGGTGAACCCGAGGTGCTTTGTAATAATCGTGGAGTTGATTTTGTTGAAGCTGAGGCAGATGTGGAGCTAAAGTGCCTCAACTTTTACAACCCAGATGACACCATTGAAGGAAAGTTTGTTACTAAGAAGAAGAATGGTGTGCTTGCTGTCCAG GCAACTTCACTCAAGTGTGGTGGAATAATTGTGGCATGCACATTTGACCATCGCGTAGCAGATGCTTATTCCACAAACATGTTCCTTGTTTCATGGGCCGATATGGCCCAGCCCACCAAGCCCAACAACACCCTCGTCGTCACTGTCGCCCCAACCGCTTCTCGCCACCCATGTTTCCGCCGCTCCCTCCTTAGTCCTCGGCGTCCAGGTTCCATTCACCCTTCCCTACACCACATGTACACCCCCATCTCCGAGCTTCCTCCTCCTCCATCCATCGCCTCCGCCGCTCTCCTCAGCCGCATATACTACGTCACGGCGGAGCAGCTCCACCTCATGCAAGTCTTCGCCGCCACACGCACAAAGCTCGAGTGTTTCTCCGCATTCTTGTGGAAGATGGTTGCACGTGCGGCTTCGAAAGAGAAAAATGGTAAAAGGGTTGTGGCCAAAATGGGCATTGTGGTTGATGGAAGGAAAAGGCTTGGCAATGGTGACAAAGAGAGTGAAGCAATGATGGAGAGTTATTTTGGGAATGTGCTTTCCATACCCTTTGGCGGGAAACCGGTGGAGGAGTTGGTAGAGGAGCCGCTAGGGTTTTTGGCGGAAGCCGTTCACGAGTTTTTGGCGGCCGCCACAACTGAGGAGCACTTCTTAGGGCTAATTGATTGGGTGGAGGCTCACCGGCCGGTTCCTggtataactaaaatttattgtaaCAACGCCGACGATGGACCGGCCTTTGTGGTGTCCTCCGGACAAAGATTTCCGGAGGACAAAGTGGATTTTGGGTGGGGGAAGGTTGTGTTTGCCTCATACCATTTTCCTTGGGGTGGTGAAACTGGTTATGTTATGCCAATGCCAAGTCCTTTGAGAAATGGTGATTGgattcactactacaaaaagcctTTTTTAAGACACGCACTTTACGTCGGTTGTATAAGGAACCGCTTTAATAAGTggtgcggtggcatttttgaaattattggCTTGCAAATGGCATTTTAG
- the LOC100776080 gene encoding coniferyl alcohol acyltransferase isoform X2, with protein sequence MGVENGNFSVNVTNEEVVAAVVPMQEYWLPLSNLDLLLPPLDVGVFFCYKNPMLKSTTLGNSGTNKMTFGSMVRSLKNALAQTLVSYYVFAGEVVPNNMGEPEVLCNNRGVDFVEAEADVELKCLNFYNPDDTIEGKFVTKKKNGVLAVQATSLKCGGIIVACTFDHRVADAYSTNMFLVSWADMAQPTKPNNTLVVTVAPTASRHPCFRRSLLSPRRPGSIHPSLHHMYTPISELPPPPSIASAALLSRIYYVTAEQLHLMQVFAATRTKLECFSAFLWKMVARAASKEKNGKRVVAKMGIVVDGRKRLGNGDKESEAMMESYFGNVLSIPFGGKPVEELVEEPLGFLAEAVHEFLAAATTEEHFLGLIDWVEAHRPVPGITKIYCNNADDGPAFVVSSGQRFPEDKVDFGWGKVVFASYHFPWGGETGYVMPMPSPLRNGDWILYMHLAKKQLEIIESEAAHVFKPLTWDYLNQYN encoded by the exons ATGGGTGTTGAGAATGGAAATTTCTCCGTAAATGTGACCAATGAAGAGGTGGTGGCAGCAGTAGTACCAATGCAAGAATATTGGCTCCCACTTTCTAACCTTGACCTACTTCTACCTCCACTTGATGTAGGAGTCTTCTTTTGCTACAAAAATCCCATGCTCAAATCCACAACCTTAGGGAATAGTGGCACCAACAAAATGACCTTTGGATCTATGGTGAGGTCTCTTAAAAATGCCTTGGCACAAACTCTAGTCTCTTATTATGTATTTGCAGGTGAAGTTGTGCCTAATAATATGGGTGAACCCGAGGTGCTTTGTAATAATCGTGGAGTTGATTTTGTTGAAGCTGAGGCAGATGTGGAGCTAAAGTGCCTCAACTTTTACAACCCAGATGACACCATTGAAGGAAAGTTTGTTACTAAGAAGAAGAATGGTGTGCTTGCTGTCCAG GCAACTTCACTCAAGTGTGGTGGAATAATTGTGGCATGCACATTTGACCATCGCGTAGCAGATGCTTATTCCACAAACATGTTCCTTGTTTCATGGGCCGATATGGCCCAGCCCACCAAGCCCAACAACACCCTCGTCGTCACTGTCGCCCCAACCGCTTCTCGCCACCCATGTTTCCGCCGCTCCCTCCTTAGTCCTCGGCGTCCAGGTTCCATTCACCCTTCCCTACACCACATGTACACCCCCATCTCCGAGCTTCCTCCTCCTCCATCCATCGCCTCCGCCGCTCTCCTCAGCCGCATATACTACGTCACGGCGGAGCAGCTCCACCTCATGCAAGTCTTCGCCGCCACACGCACAAAGCTCGAGTGTTTCTCCGCATTCTTGTGGAAGATGGTTGCACGTGCGGCTTCGAAAGAGAAAAATGGTAAAAGGGTTGTGGCCAAAATGGGCATTGTGGTTGATGGAAGGAAAAGGCTTGGCAATGGTGACAAAGAGAGTGAAGCAATGATGGAGAGTTATTTTGGGAATGTGCTTTCCATACCCTTTGGCGGGAAACCGGTGGAGGAGTTGGTAGAGGAGCCGCTAGGGTTTTTGGCGGAAGCCGTTCACGAGTTTTTGGCGGCCGCCACAACTGAGGAGCACTTCTTAGGGCTAATTGATTGGGTGGAGGCTCACCGGCCGGTTCCTggtataactaaaatttattgtaaCAACGCCGACGATGGACCGGCCTTTGTGGTGTCCTCCGGACAAAGATTTCCGGAGGACAAAGTGGATTTTGGGTGGGGGAAGGTTGTGTTTGCCTCATACCATTTTCCTTGGGGTGGTGAAACTGGTTATGTTATGCCAATGCCAAGTCCTTTGAGAAATGGTGATTGgattc TGTACATGCACCTTGCCAAGAAACAGTTGGAGATCATAGAATCTGAGGCTGCTCATGTCTTTAAGCCCTTAACTTGGGACTACCTTAACCAGTATAATTGA
- the LOC100777149 gene encoding coniferyl alcohol acyltransferase produces the protein MGAENGGFSVNVTNEEVVAAVVPMQEHWLPLSNLDLLLPPIDVGVFFCYKNPMLTSTTLGDTCTNKITFESMLGSLKKALAQALISYYAFAGEVVPNNVGEPEVLCNNRGVDFVEAVADVELKCLNFYNPDDTIEGKFVPKKKNGVLTVQATSLKCGGIVLACIFDHRIADAYSANMFLISWAEIAQPTKPTTTTTTPCFRRSLLSPRRPSSIPRSLYDMYLPISKITPPQATTAPLLSRIYYVTAEQLEKMQSLVVMTNENNTKRTKFECFSAFLWKIVAQAASRGNKKGKKVIAKMGIVVDGRKRLCDGDKEKEALMGCYFGNVLSIPFGGKEVEELMEKPLGLVAEAVHEFLAVATKEHFLGLIDWVEAHRPEPGVAKIYCGGGSGDEGPSFVVSSGQRLMEGKMDFGWGEVVFGSFHFPWGGQAGYVMPMPSPLGNGDWVVYMHLAKEQLEVLESEASDVFRPISWDYLNQ, from the exons ATGGGTGCTGAGAATGGAGGTTTCTCCGTGAATGTGACCAATGAAGAGGTGGTGGCAGCAGTGGTGCCAATGCAAGAACATTGGCTTCCACTCTCTAACCTTGACCTACTTCTACCTCCAATCGATGTTGGTGTCTTCTTTTGCTATAAGAACCCCATGCTAACGTCCACTACCTTAGGGGACACTTGCACCAACAAAATAACCTTTGAATCAATGTTGGGGTCTCTAAAAAAGGCCTTAGCACAAGCTTTGATCTCTTATTATGCATTTGCAGGTGAAGTGGTGCCCAACAACGTGGGTGAACCCGAGGTGCTTTGTAATAATCGTGGTGTTGATTTTGTTGAAGCTGTGGCTGATGTTGAGCTAAAGTGCCTCAACTTTTACAACCCAGATGACACCATTGAAGGGAAGTTTGttccaaagaagaaaaatggagtGCTTACTGTCCAG GCAACATCACTCAAGTGCGGTGGAATAGTACTAGCATGCATATTTGATCACCGCATAGCAGATGCATATTCAGCAAACATGTTCCTCATATCATGGGCCGAGATAGCCCAGCCCACGAAGCCCACAACTACTACCACCACCCCATGTTTCCGTCGCTCACTCCTTAGTCCTCGTCGCCCAAGTTCTATTCCTCGTTCCCTTTATGACATGTACCTCCCCATTTCTAAGATCACCCCTCCTCAAGCCACAACCGCCCCTCTCCTCAGTCGCATATACTATGTAACGGCAGAGCAACTTGAAAAGATGCAATCCCTCGTCGTCATGACAaatgaaaacaacacaaagcGTACAAAATTTGAGTGTTTCTCCGCGTTCTTGTGGAAGATAGTTGCTCAGGCAGCTTCAAGAGGCAACAAGAAGGGCAAAAAGGTTATTGCCAAAATGGGTATTGTGGTTGATGGAAGGAAGAGACTGTGTGATGGTGACAAAGAGAAGGAAGCATTGATGGGGTGTTACTTCGGCAACGTGCTTTCCATACCCTTTGGAGGGAAAGAAGTGGAGGAGTTGATGGAGAAGCCATTAGGGCTTGTTGCCGAAGCGGTTCACGAGTTCTTGGCGGTGGCGACGAAGGAGCATTTCTTAGGGCTCATTGATTGGGTGGAAGCTCACCGGCCAGAGCCTGGGGTGGCGAAGATTTACTGTGGTGGTGGCAGTGGCGACGAAGGGCCGAGTTTTGTGGTGTCTTCCGGGCAAAGGTTAATGGAGGGAAAGATGGATTTTGGGTGGGGGGaggttgtgtttggatctttcCATTTTCCTTGGGGTGGTCAAGCTGGTTATGTTATGCCAATGCCAAGCCCTTTAGGGAATGGTGATTGGGTTGTGTACATGCATCTTGCCAAGGAGCAATTGGAGGTCTTAGAATCTGAGGCCAGTGATGTCTTTAGGCCTATAAGTTGGGATTACCTTAATCAGTGA